One Eriocheir sinensis breed Jianghai 21 chromosome 32, ASM2467909v1, whole genome shotgun sequence genomic region harbors:
- the LOC127006285 gene encoding RAB11-binding protein RELCH homolog isoform X1 has translation MAAAEADVNMPSPDSPSPARPPEPSWDGVAGKLLKEKFLLTALELYLELEERGRDLPVLKEYFSNPVHFEARTAAEPHPQAGPGMLRTSSQTTLDSLDWGRLSEDGERVGDERVAVLEFELRKAKETIQGLRATLTQATEQRPATTTTTTTNPATTTTTTTTTAPPSSGAAGQGGAGRGERSATAPPPPHERRTLNFLINEYLASASYKLTAITFADENDDQDFEHWDDVGLNTSRPPSLVQLLRDSGGGGGDDSNHHHHRHKTTTTATAATQTEEEVVVVAEVEELREVVMRQERELEKLHHRLSSPIAPPSPGPAPDRTQGEGRPATTLSPGGSTSRVDTGRESPEGTSDSEGGATGGSGVTGASGFVMIPSPTSPEEDLEECPAPPDSIEELLAGANEPLEIAPPQDSISDQITEILESGAVEDVPRGVSEVVGEGVEEVVSPDDPCPAPAPEMEGPAGAGQHLEFLVSEAKRLLSGSSGRRAPPGLEDRVLHVGLMCAAGRSGARVAEALAGWGGTDLAGVVAKTLPRIAPNVILAKREEVVPLVVAGAGQQVSAGQREVLLGLLFSLMKRPDEEQRAALLGGLGALARVLGPPRLEAELLPRVWDDLAHRRPERRLLVAGAVAALAPHTPASLRNSLLLSMVLQLLAGGPAGERDPQVREAALTSLALLATFMDDTDKLPQLTDVLTQTLASPGPGPTPHQPTATHPSPGLELLAKALLCWGLEAGRLAAVVDPLLDLLAGQVAVPGQGGAAVASTVRLFTGAVLPVLLASLVTSVPGATSQDGTPETHTPAAPALPPPPPCPALEGLQEVLGEGWGGAEAGLALLHTHLAREWLPPWPALDYLAGRVLPGLLGALAGLHAWPGPALDAFLDLFSQLPQCLGPTLTASTLAPLFLARLDGADPEAVRRGATGLTGPMAVVYAVALLGQGGADTAELEGFLARQISILGLCGAPLTAPLLTVASLMAAPRQAEAVLAALWASVVHRAPAVRCAAAGLWGAAVTGAEDGALGPRVVPALVTLAADPEPRVKAATLTPLAAALAAANTPEVVDKVWLQLETLADDPSLADQLDYHLALAHTTTQLAHTGHPRLIHHFLLPRMCRLVVDGAVGARLGAALLEAYSALTCCSLPDHVIVHFVIPPLQQLQKTLGPTSFDHMETITDLLREYSLRAQSSASIDRRKSTLSLGGVAGLNAAANVEEVKTKVSKMFSAASRPSVPLNASLPGFLKKK, from the exons ATGGCCGCGGCCGAAGCAGACGTAAATATGCCCTCGCCGGACTCGCCCAGCCCCGCGCGGCCCCCGGAGCCCTCGTGGGACGGCGTGGCGGGGAAGCTACTAAAAGAAAAGTTCCTCCTGACGGCGCTGGAGCTGTACCTGGAGTTGGAGGAGCGGGGGAGGGACTTGCCCGTGCTTAAGGAATACTTCTCCAACCCCGTTCATTTCGAGGCCCGCACCGCCGCCGAGCCCCACCCCCAGGCAGGCCCCGGCATGC TCCGCACCTCCAGCCAGACCACGCTGGACTCGCTGGACTGGGGCCGGCTCAGCGAGGACGGGGAGCGGGTCGGGGATGAGCGTGTGGCCGTCCTGGAGTTTGAGTTACGGAAGGCTAAGGAGACCATACAGGGCTTACGGGCCACTCTTACGCAGGCTActg AGCAGCGaccagccaccaccacaaccaccaccaccaaccctgcaaccaccaccacaaccaccaccaccaccgcaccaccATCGTCAGGGGCAGCGGGGCAGggtggggcagggcggggcgaaCGCTCTGCCACCGCCCCGCCACCCCCACATGAGAGGCGGACCCTGAACTTCTTGATCAATGAATATTTGGCATCGGCGTCGTATAAATTAACAGCGATCACCTTTGCGGATGAGAATGatgaccag gACTTCGAGCACTGGGATGACGTGGGCCTCAACACCAGCCGCCCTCCAAGCCTAGTCCAGCTCCTCCGAGacagtggtggcggcggcggtgacgacagcaaccaccaccaccaccgccacaagactaccaccaccgccacggccGCCACCcagacagaggaggaggtggtggtggtggcggaggtggaggagttgaGGGAAGTGGTGATGAGGCAGGAGAG AGAACTTGAAAAACTCCACCATCGCCTCTCCTCCCCCATCGCCCCGCCCTCCCCCGGCCCCGCCCCGGACCGCACTCAAGGGGAGGGGCGCCCCGCCACCACCCTCAGCCCTGGGGGAAGCACAAGCCGGGTCGATACAGGGCGGGAATCCCCAGAAGGAACGTCGGACAGTGAAGGCGGGGCAACGGGGGGAAGCGGGGTGACCGGGGCAAGTGGTTTCGTCATGATCCCGTCGCCCACGAGCCCCGAGGAGGACCTGGAGGAGTGCCCCGCCCCGCCTGACTCCATAGAGGAACTTTTAGCCGGGGCAAACGAGCCTCTTGAAATTGCCCCGCCCCAGGATTCAATAAGTGACCAGATTACGGAGATTTTGGAGAGCGGGGCGGTGGAGGATGTGCCCCGCGGTGTGAgcgaggtggtgggggagggtgtggaggaggtggtgagccCTGATGACCCCTGCCCTGCCCCCGCCCCGGAGATGGAGGGGCCGGCCGGGGCGGGGCAGCACCTGGAGTTCCTTGTGTCCGAAGCGAAGAGATTGTTGAGTGGGAGTTCAGGGAg gaGAGCCCCGCCAGGCCTAGAGGACCGAGTGCTGCATGTGGGGCTGATGTGTGcagcggggcggagcggggccaGGGTGGCGGAGGCGCTGGCAGGGTGGGGCGGGACAGACCTGGCTGGGGTGGTGGCTAAGACACTGCCCCGGATTGCCCCGAATGTGATACTGGCCAAGCGggag GAGGTTGTGCCGCTGGTGGTGGCCGGGGCGGGGCAGCAGGTGAGTGCGGGGCAGCGGGAGGTTCTGCTGGGGCTGCTGTTCAGCCTGATGAAGCGCCCCGACGAGGAGCAGCGGGCAGCCCTGCTGGGGGGCCTCGGGGCACTGGCGCGGGTGCTGGGGCCACCCCGCCTGGAGGCTGAGCTGCTGCCTCGTGTGTGGGACGACCTGGCCCACCGCCGCCCCGAACGACGACTGCTGGTTGCCGGGGCCGTGGCGGCCCTGGCCCCGCACACCCCCGCATCGCTGCGCAACTCCCTGCTGCTGTCCATGGTGCTACAGCTGCTGGCCGGGGGCCCCGCGGGGGAGCGTGACCCCCAGGTGCGGGAGGCGGCCCTCACCAGCCTGGCCCTGCTGGCCACTTTCATGGATGACACAGACAAGCTGCCCCAGCTGACCGACGTGCTCACCCAGACCCTGGCCAGCCCCGGCCCCGGCCCCACCCCACACCAGCCCACCGCCACGCACCCCTCCCCCGGCCTGGAGCTGCTGGCCAAGGCACTGCTGTGCTGGGGCCTGGAGGCGGGGCGGCTGGCGGCCGTGGTGGACCCACTGCTGGACCTGTTGGCAGGTCAGGTGGCCGTgccagggcagggcggggcggcggtgGCCAGCACGGTGAGGCTCTTTACCGGGGCAGTGCTGCCGGTGCTGCTGGCCAGCCTGGTGACCTCTGTGCCCGGGGCAACATCCCAGGATGGCACACCTGAGACCCATACCCCAGCGGCCCCCGCCCTGCCCCCACCGCCACCTTGCCCTGCTTTGGAGGGGCTGCAGGAGGTGCTGGGGGAGGGCTGGGGCGGGGCAGAGGCTGGCCTGGCCCTGCTGCACACACACCTGGCCCGGGAGTGGCTGCCACCCTGGCCAGCGCTGGACTACTTGGCGGGGCGGGTGCTGCCGGGGCTGCTGGGGGCCTTGGCGGGGCTGCATGCCTGGCCTGGCCCTGCCCTGGATGCCTTCCTGGACCTGTTCTCCCAGCTGCCCCAGTGCCTGGGCCCCACCCTCACTGCCTCCACCCTGGCCCCACTGTTCCTGGCCAGGCTGGACGGGGCAGACCCGGAGGCTGTGCGGCGCGGGGCTACAGGGCTGACGGGGCCAATGGCTGTGGTGTACGCTGTGGCCCTCCTGGGGCAGGGTGGGGCAGACACAGCGGAGCTGGAGGGGTTCCTGGCTCGGCAGATCAGCATCCTGGGGCTGTGCGGGGCACCCCTCACCGCCCCGCTGCTCACCGTGGCCTCCCTCATGGCCGCCCCCAGGCAGGCTGAGGCCGTGTTGGCCGCCCTGTGGGCCAGCGTGGTGCACCGCGCCCCGGCCGTGCGGTGTGCTGCTGCGGGGCTGTGGGGTGCTGCTGTGACTGGGGCAGAGGACGGGGCACTGGGGCCCCGGGTGGTGCCAGCGCTGGTCACCCTCGCTGCAGACCCTGAGCCCCGCGTCAAGGCCGCCACACTCACGCCCCTCGCAGCCGCCCTCGCCGCCGCCAACACCCCGGAG GTGGTGGACAAGGTGTGGCTACAGCTGGAGACACTGGCGGACGACCCCTCCCTGGCGGACCAGCTGGACTACCACCTGGCCCTGgcccacaccaccacccagcTGGCACACACCGGCCACCCACGCCTCATACACCACT TCCTGCTCCCCCGCATGTGTCGGCTGGTGGTGGACGGGGCAGTCGGGGCGAGGCTCGGGGCGGCCCTCCTGGAAGCCTATTCTGCCCTGACTTGTTGCAGCCTGCCGGATCATGTCATTGTACATTTCGTCATCCCACCCCTacagcag CTGCAGAAGACCCTCGGACCCACCTCCTTCGACCACATGGAGACAATCACGGACCTTCTGCGGGAGTACAGCCTCCGTGCCCAGTCCTCCGCCAGCATAGACAG GCGCAAGTCCACGCTGTCCCTGGGTGGAGTGGCGGGGCTCAACGCAGCTGCCAACGTGGAGGAGGTTAAGACGAAGGTGAGCAAGATGTTCTCGGCCGCCTCCCGCCCCTCCGTACCCCTCAATGCCTCCCTGCCCGGCTTCCTCAAGAAAAAgtga
- the LOC127006285 gene encoding RAB11-binding protein RELCH homolog isoform X2, producing MAAAEADVNMPSPDSPSPARPPEPSWDGVAGKLLKEKFLLTALELYLELEERGRDLPVLKEYFSNPVHFEARTAAEPHPQAGPGMLRTSSQTTLDSLDWGRLSEDGERVGDERVAVLEFELRKAKETIQGLRATLTQATEQRPATTTTTTTNPATTTTTTTTTAPPSSGAAGQGGAGRGERSATAPPPPHERRTLNFLINEYLASASYKLTAITFADENDDQDFEHWDDVGLNTSRPPSLVQLLRDSGGGGGDDSNHHHHRHKTTTTATAATQTEEEVVVVAEVEELREVVMRQERELEKLHHRLSSPIAPPSPGPAPDRTQGEGRPATTLSPGGSTSRVDTGRESPEGTSDSEGGATGGSGVTGASGFVMIPSPTSPEEDLEECPAPPDSIEELLAGANEPLEIAPPQDSISDQITEILESGAVEDVPRGVSEVVGEGVEEVVSPDDPCPAPAPEMEGPAGAGQHLEFLVSEAKRLLSGSSGRRAPPGLEDRVLHVGLMCAAGRSGARVAEALAGWGGTDLAGVVAKTLPRIAPNVILAKREEVVPLVVAGAGQQVSAGQREVLLGLLFSLMKRPDEEQRAALLGGLGALARVLGPPRLEAELLPRVWDDLAHRRPERRLLVAGAVAALAPHTPASLRNSLLLSMVLQLLAGGPAGERDPQVREAALTSLALLATFMDDTDKLPQLTDVLTQTLASPGPGPTPHQPTATHPSPGLELLAKALLCWGLEAGRLAAVVDPLLDLLAGQVAVPGQGGAAVASTVRLFTGAVLPVLLASLVTSVPGATSQDGTPETHTPAAPALPPPPPCPALEGLQEVLGEGWGGAEAGLALLHTHLAREWLPPWPALDYLAGRVLPGLLGALAGLHAWPGPALDAFLDLFSQLPQCLGPTLTASTLAPLFLARLDGADPEAVRRGATGLTGPMAVVYAVALLGQGGADTAELEGFLARQISILGLCGAPLTAPLLTVASLMAAPRQAEAVLAALWASVVHRAPAVRCAAAGLWGAAVTGAEDGALGPRVVPALVTLAADPEPRVKAATLTPLAAALAAANTPEVVDKVWLQLETLADDPSLADQLDYHLALAHTTTQLAHTGHPRLIHHFLLPRMCRLVVDGAVGARLGAALLEAYSALTCCSLPDHVIVHFVIPPLQQLQKTLGPTSFDHMETITDLLREYSLRAQSSASIDRAMRPTDSNQNM from the exons ATGGCCGCGGCCGAAGCAGACGTAAATATGCCCTCGCCGGACTCGCCCAGCCCCGCGCGGCCCCCGGAGCCCTCGTGGGACGGCGTGGCGGGGAAGCTACTAAAAGAAAAGTTCCTCCTGACGGCGCTGGAGCTGTACCTGGAGTTGGAGGAGCGGGGGAGGGACTTGCCCGTGCTTAAGGAATACTTCTCCAACCCCGTTCATTTCGAGGCCCGCACCGCCGCCGAGCCCCACCCCCAGGCAGGCCCCGGCATGC TCCGCACCTCCAGCCAGACCACGCTGGACTCGCTGGACTGGGGCCGGCTCAGCGAGGACGGGGAGCGGGTCGGGGATGAGCGTGTGGCCGTCCTGGAGTTTGAGTTACGGAAGGCTAAGGAGACCATACAGGGCTTACGGGCCACTCTTACGCAGGCTActg AGCAGCGaccagccaccaccacaaccaccaccaccaaccctgcaaccaccaccacaaccaccaccaccaccgcaccaccATCGTCAGGGGCAGCGGGGCAGggtggggcagggcggggcgaaCGCTCTGCCACCGCCCCGCCACCCCCACATGAGAGGCGGACCCTGAACTTCTTGATCAATGAATATTTGGCATCGGCGTCGTATAAATTAACAGCGATCACCTTTGCGGATGAGAATGatgaccag gACTTCGAGCACTGGGATGACGTGGGCCTCAACACCAGCCGCCCTCCAAGCCTAGTCCAGCTCCTCCGAGacagtggtggcggcggcggtgacgacagcaaccaccaccaccaccgccacaagactaccaccaccgccacggccGCCACCcagacagaggaggaggtggtggtggtggcggaggtggaggagttgaGGGAAGTGGTGATGAGGCAGGAGAG AGAACTTGAAAAACTCCACCATCGCCTCTCCTCCCCCATCGCCCCGCCCTCCCCCGGCCCCGCCCCGGACCGCACTCAAGGGGAGGGGCGCCCCGCCACCACCCTCAGCCCTGGGGGAAGCACAAGCCGGGTCGATACAGGGCGGGAATCCCCAGAAGGAACGTCGGACAGTGAAGGCGGGGCAACGGGGGGAAGCGGGGTGACCGGGGCAAGTGGTTTCGTCATGATCCCGTCGCCCACGAGCCCCGAGGAGGACCTGGAGGAGTGCCCCGCCCCGCCTGACTCCATAGAGGAACTTTTAGCCGGGGCAAACGAGCCTCTTGAAATTGCCCCGCCCCAGGATTCAATAAGTGACCAGATTACGGAGATTTTGGAGAGCGGGGCGGTGGAGGATGTGCCCCGCGGTGTGAgcgaggtggtgggggagggtgtggaggaggtggtgagccCTGATGACCCCTGCCCTGCCCCCGCCCCGGAGATGGAGGGGCCGGCCGGGGCGGGGCAGCACCTGGAGTTCCTTGTGTCCGAAGCGAAGAGATTGTTGAGTGGGAGTTCAGGGAg gaGAGCCCCGCCAGGCCTAGAGGACCGAGTGCTGCATGTGGGGCTGATGTGTGcagcggggcggagcggggccaGGGTGGCGGAGGCGCTGGCAGGGTGGGGCGGGACAGACCTGGCTGGGGTGGTGGCTAAGACACTGCCCCGGATTGCCCCGAATGTGATACTGGCCAAGCGggag GAGGTTGTGCCGCTGGTGGTGGCCGGGGCGGGGCAGCAGGTGAGTGCGGGGCAGCGGGAGGTTCTGCTGGGGCTGCTGTTCAGCCTGATGAAGCGCCCCGACGAGGAGCAGCGGGCAGCCCTGCTGGGGGGCCTCGGGGCACTGGCGCGGGTGCTGGGGCCACCCCGCCTGGAGGCTGAGCTGCTGCCTCGTGTGTGGGACGACCTGGCCCACCGCCGCCCCGAACGACGACTGCTGGTTGCCGGGGCCGTGGCGGCCCTGGCCCCGCACACCCCCGCATCGCTGCGCAACTCCCTGCTGCTGTCCATGGTGCTACAGCTGCTGGCCGGGGGCCCCGCGGGGGAGCGTGACCCCCAGGTGCGGGAGGCGGCCCTCACCAGCCTGGCCCTGCTGGCCACTTTCATGGATGACACAGACAAGCTGCCCCAGCTGACCGACGTGCTCACCCAGACCCTGGCCAGCCCCGGCCCCGGCCCCACCCCACACCAGCCCACCGCCACGCACCCCTCCCCCGGCCTGGAGCTGCTGGCCAAGGCACTGCTGTGCTGGGGCCTGGAGGCGGGGCGGCTGGCGGCCGTGGTGGACCCACTGCTGGACCTGTTGGCAGGTCAGGTGGCCGTgccagggcagggcggggcggcggtgGCCAGCACGGTGAGGCTCTTTACCGGGGCAGTGCTGCCGGTGCTGCTGGCCAGCCTGGTGACCTCTGTGCCCGGGGCAACATCCCAGGATGGCACACCTGAGACCCATACCCCAGCGGCCCCCGCCCTGCCCCCACCGCCACCTTGCCCTGCTTTGGAGGGGCTGCAGGAGGTGCTGGGGGAGGGCTGGGGCGGGGCAGAGGCTGGCCTGGCCCTGCTGCACACACACCTGGCCCGGGAGTGGCTGCCACCCTGGCCAGCGCTGGACTACTTGGCGGGGCGGGTGCTGCCGGGGCTGCTGGGGGCCTTGGCGGGGCTGCATGCCTGGCCTGGCCCTGCCCTGGATGCCTTCCTGGACCTGTTCTCCCAGCTGCCCCAGTGCCTGGGCCCCACCCTCACTGCCTCCACCCTGGCCCCACTGTTCCTGGCCAGGCTGGACGGGGCAGACCCGGAGGCTGTGCGGCGCGGGGCTACAGGGCTGACGGGGCCAATGGCTGTGGTGTACGCTGTGGCCCTCCTGGGGCAGGGTGGGGCAGACACAGCGGAGCTGGAGGGGTTCCTGGCTCGGCAGATCAGCATCCTGGGGCTGTGCGGGGCACCCCTCACCGCCCCGCTGCTCACCGTGGCCTCCCTCATGGCCGCCCCCAGGCAGGCTGAGGCCGTGTTGGCCGCCCTGTGGGCCAGCGTGGTGCACCGCGCCCCGGCCGTGCGGTGTGCTGCTGCGGGGCTGTGGGGTGCTGCTGTGACTGGGGCAGAGGACGGGGCACTGGGGCCCCGGGTGGTGCCAGCGCTGGTCACCCTCGCTGCAGACCCTGAGCCCCGCGTCAAGGCCGCCACACTCACGCCCCTCGCAGCCGCCCTCGCCGCCGCCAACACCCCGGAG GTGGTGGACAAGGTGTGGCTACAGCTGGAGACACTGGCGGACGACCCCTCCCTGGCGGACCAGCTGGACTACCACCTGGCCCTGgcccacaccaccacccagcTGGCACACACCGGCCACCCACGCCTCATACACCACT TCCTGCTCCCCCGCATGTGTCGGCTGGTGGTGGACGGGGCAGTCGGGGCGAGGCTCGGGGCGGCCCTCCTGGAAGCCTATTCTGCCCTGACTTGTTGCAGCCTGCCGGATCATGTCATTGTACATTTCGTCATCCCACCCCTacagcag CTGCAGAAGACCCTCGGACCCACCTCCTTCGACCACATGGAGACAATCACGGACCTTCTGCGGGAGTACAGCCTCCGTGCCCAGTCCTCCGCCAGCATAGACAG AGCCATGAGACCGACAGACAGCAACCAAAATATGTGA